Genomic DNA from Sphingobium sp. WTD-1:
CTTCCCGTCGCTTGCGGTCAAAAGCACACGGCCCGTCGCATCCGCTTTTTCCCGATTGCCTAAAGCGGGCCTTCGCATATGTATGCGCCTCCTATGGTCGCCCTTTTCCGTCGCCTTCGCCCGATCGCCGCGCTTGTCGCGTCCCTCGTCCTGCTCAGCCCCGCACGGGCCGAACAGCAGGATATCACCGCCGCCGCGCGCAGCGTGGTGCGCGTCGCCCTGGTCGCGACCAATGGCGCGGACGCCTATTTCGTGGGCCATGGCAGCGGCATCGCGATCGCCCCGGACAAGGTGCTGACCAACGCCCATGTCGTCGAACTGGCGCGCGAGGAGAAGGATCTCGTCATCGGCGTGATCCCGTCGGAGGGCAAGAAAAGCTATGGCGGGCGGATCATCGCCTATTCGCCGGGCAACGACCTGGCCCTGATCCAGCTGGAGGAAGGCAGCCTGCCGGTCGCCACCTTCTATGCCGGGGCGGTCGATGACGGCCAGCATGTCACCGCCATCGGCTATCCCGGCACCGTCGATCGCGCCCAGGGCCTCAGCCTCAAGCAGCTGGTCGAACCGCTCGGCACGGTGAAGACCAGCGGCAGCATCTCGTCCGGCCGCTCCAGCCAGAGCTTCGACACCATCCTGCACACCGCTCCACTTGCCGCCGGCAACAGCGGCGGCCCGCTGGTCGACGATTGCGGCCGGGTGCTGGGCGTCAACAGCTTCGGCTCGATCTCGGACGGCAATGATGCCGAATTCGGCTTTGCCGTATCCTGGCGCGAAGTCGCCTCCTTCCTGCGCCAGGCCGGCGTGTCCTCGCTCCACACCGTCGTCGCCTGCCGCACCATGGCCGAAGCCGACGCGGCCGAAGCCTCGATCACCCAGCGCGAATCGCAGCTGACCGAACAGAATGACCGCGCCGCCGCCGACAAGCGCGAGCAGGCGCTGCAGCAGGCCCGCGACACCGCCGAGCGCGACGTCATTTCCGGCCGCGAAAATGCGATGGCGGGCGCCGCCGTGCTGCTGGCCCTCGCCGTGTTGGGCCTGGGTGCCGGCGGCCTCTTCTACAGCCAGGGCCGCGAAAAGCGTGCCACCTGGTTCATCGCCGGTGGCGGCATCCTGCTG
This window encodes:
- a CDS encoding serine protease, which translates into the protein MVALFRRLRPIAALVASLVLLSPARAEQQDITAAARSVVRVALVATNGADAYFVGHGSGIAIAPDKVLTNAHVVELAREEKDLVIGVIPSEGKKSYGGRIIAYSPGNDLALIQLEEGSLPVATFYAGAVDDGQHVTAIGYPGTVDRAQGLSLKQLVEPLGTVKTSGSISSGRSSQSFDTILHTAPLAAGNSGGPLVDDCGRVLGVNSFGSISDGNDAEFGFAVSWREVASFLRQAGVSSLHTVVACRTMAEADAAEASITQRESQLTEQNDRAAADKREQALQQARDTAERDVISGRENAMAGAAVLLALAVLGLGAGGLFYSQGREKRATWFIAGGGILLMGALGLFVFKPSFASIDERVKLPEDQSVVSNKAFAWAGDNICRIDLNRSRLTVSQPNDVGLNWAEGGCVNGDTQYQATGTTWQRAHVPDEGNYVSRSEFDPATGLLRVQRWLPDGDTMDKARALLKDGAIKGCSSDSTMLTRIATLQSDLAALLPPQPNERLVYHCQKGRLAPADPAP